TTATATTTTCCGTTCTTTGGCAGAATTATATTTAGGAAAAGTGATTCCCGACCATGAGGGGGCTGCAGGGACGGCAAAATTTTCACGTCCACGAAAAACAGCCTCTGAGAGTCTTTCTCTTCCTTTTAAAGAGGCAAGGCGCACAGGGACAGAAGGCTGAAATGGCAGAAGAAAAAGATCCCTTTTCTTTTGCGGAAAGAATTGCCCGTTTAGAGGCAAGAAAACAGAGAAAAGTACCTTTTGTACAATTAGAGTCCAAAGAATTCTTGGAAAAAAAAGAAGAAGGTGCTAAATCAAATTTATCCTCTGGACTAGGCCTTGCATTTCATCTTGCAAGCGATCTTATCGCTGGCCTCGCTGTAGGGGGTACCATAGGATATATAATAGATTATTGCCTCAGCTACCGTGCTATTTTCCTCATCATTTTTGTGTTTTTAGGATTTGCTGCTGGCTTGGTAAATATGTGGCGCTCGCTGAGTCGGGCAGGTTTTTCGCCGTTAGATTGATTCTAAAGGGCGCTAATAAGTAAAGGGAAGGGCAAGATGGCAGGTCAATCCAAAATTGACGTGATGGATGGATTTAGACTTCATCCCGAATTTGGTCAGGTAGGTGAAAAGCTTGGAATTTCTCAAGCGCCTTTGTTTATGCTGGCTGGCGCGATCTTGGTTTGCGTTTTCTTCTGGATTGCGATGCGCAATAAGGCGATGATTCCTTCTCGCCTTCAGACCTCCGCTGAATTTGCTTACATTTTTGTGCGTGATATGGTCGAAGCCAATATGGGAGCGCGTGGCAAGTTTTTCTTCCCATTCGTCTTTACATTATTCTTCTTTGTTCTTGCAGGGAATTATATTGGTCTTTTGCCATATTCTTATACTTATACAAGTCATTTGGCCGTAACATTGGCGCTTGCAATGACTGTTTTTATTATGGCATTGCTGGTCTCTCTCTTTTATCAAGGTTTTGGGTTTTTTAAGCATTTTATGCCTGCGGGTGTTTCAATGTGGCTTTCCCCGATCTTGATTCCGATTGAGATTTTATCTTGGCTATCGCGTCCAATTAGTCTTTCTGTCCGTTTGTTTGCAAATATGGTTGCGGGACATGTGTTGATGGAAGTCTTTGCTTTGGGCACGGTGATGCTCATGGGATTCGGTATTGTCGGTTATGCGTTTGGTATTATCCCCATCATTTTAAATATGGCTTTGATTGGTCTGGAACTATTGGTGGGCGGATTGCAAGCATATATCTTTGCCTTGTTGACATGCATTTATCTCGGTGAAGCTGTTGGTGAGGGATCTCATTAACTTTAATATAAAGTTGCTGATTTTTGTGACCCGGTATTGTTTTTAAAAACGGGTTTTTATTAGAGAAAGAGGAAAAAAAAATGGTTCAAGATACAGTTCAGCTTGCTGTTGCTTTAACTGAAGTTGCCCATAAATGCGGTGCTGGTTTAGCCGTTATCGCTCTTGCAGGTTCTGGTGTCGGTATTGGTAGCATTTTTGCGTCACTTGTTACGGCAGTCGCACGTAACCCAGCATCACGTGCACAGGTTTTCGGTCTTGCAATGCTTGGCTTTGCATTAACAGAAGCTATTGCATTGTTTGCTTTGTTAATTGCTTTCATCATCCTGTTCGTTTAATCGATAGATTTTTTTTACGAATAGACTACTGGAGCGGGAGAGCGATGCGTAGTAAAATTTCTTCCCTTTGTGCTGGCAGAGGGGCAAAAATCCTTTTTGTCGCTGGAGGCGTTGCTTTTCCGGCTCTGAGTCATGCTGAGGGGATGCCGCAGCTAGAACTGGGAAACTGGCTTGTTCAGGCGCAAGTTTTTTGGGGTGCAGGAATCTTTTTCCTTTTTATGTTGGCGTTAAGATATTCTGTTATGCCGCATATCGAAAAAATCCTTGCCGAACGTGAAGCACGTATTGAGGCTGATCTCGCTTATGCAAAGCAGGCTCAAATAGAAGCTGAAAATCTCAAAGCAGATATTGAGGCCGAGATTCAGGCTTCTCGATTAAAAATTCAAAAAAATATGCAGGATATAGCCGATCAAAATCGTCAGAGATTTAAGGTGCAAGAAGCTGAGCTTCGTCAGCAGATGCAGGCAAAAATGCTTGTTGAAGTTGGAGAAATGGAGCTTTCGGTACAAGAGGCAAAAAAAGATTTGCATAAAATCTTTGAACCTGTTGCGGAATTTATTGTTGGGCGTTGCCTAAGCGGAAGCAAGTCGCTAGATGCGCAAAATTCACCAGAGAAGCTAGAAGCGCGGAATTTTTTACTGCGTGAACATGCTCAAAAATATCACGCTTAAAATAGCAATAAAGTAAGGAGCACTCTCTCTAATGTTTATATTTGCTGATCCACGGACTTGGGTGGGTGTCGCTTTCATTGTCTTCTTCCTCATTTTTGGTCGTAAACTTTGGAATGCTCTTAAAGAGCAACTTGATGCGAAAAGAAATGCGATCCGTTCTGATTTTGAAGAGGCAGCTTCCCTACGTGAAGAAGCAGAGAAATTAATGCTTCAAGCAAAAGAAGAGCGTAAACAAGCAGAAGATGATGCGGCTGCGATGATCGTAAAATCAAAGCTCGAAGCTGAATTTCTAGAAAGAGAAGCACAAAAACGTCTAAAAGAGGAGGCCGATAGCTACCTCAAAAGAACGGAAATTCAGATCGAAGCAATGAAACAAGCTGCAAAAGATTCTCTACGACAAGAGGTTCTTGAGACAGCGATTAAAATTGCCTCTGAAGTT
The sequence above is drawn from the Acetobacteraceae bacterium genome and encodes:
- a CDS encoding F0F1 ATP synthase subunit A, with protein sequence MAGQSKIDVMDGFRLHPEFGQVGEKLGISQAPLFMLAGAILVCVFFWIAMRNKAMIPSRLQTSAEFAYIFVRDMVEANMGARGKFFFPFVFTLFFFVLAGNYIGLLPYSYTYTSHLAVTLALAMTVFIMALLVSLFYQGFGFFKHFMPAGVSMWLSPILIPIEILSWLSRPISLSVRLFANMVAGHVLMEVFALGTVMLMGFGIVGYAFGIIPIILNMALIGLELLVGGLQAYIFALLTCIYLGEAVGEGSH
- a CDS encoding F0F1 ATP synthase subunit C, with product MVQDTVQLAVALTEVAHKCGAGLAVIALAGSGVGIGSIFASLVTAVARNPASRAQVFGLAMLGFALTEAIALFALLIAFIILFV
- a CDS encoding ATP synthase F0 subunit B, whose amino-acid sequence is MRSKISSLCAGRGAKILFVAGGVAFPALSHAEGMPQLELGNWLVQAQVFWGAGIFFLFMLALRYSVMPHIEKILAEREARIEADLAYAKQAQIEAENLKADIEAEIQASRLKIQKNMQDIADQNRQRFKVQEAELRQQMQAKMLVEVGEMELSVQEAKKDLHKIFEPVAEFIVGRCLSGSKSLDAQNSPEKLEARNFLLREHAQKYHA
- a CDS encoding ATP synthase F0 subunit B, with the translated sequence MFIFADPRTWVGVAFIVFFLIFGRKLWNALKEQLDAKRNAIRSDFEEAASLREEAEKLMLQAKEERKQAEDDAAAMIVKSKLEAEFLEREAQKRLKEEADSYLKRTEIQIEAMKQAAKDSLRQEVLETAIKIASEVLEKDLENNKDLRERMTENSLSRLSEMAHVS